TCCTGCGGTACGTGGTGTTTCTGCGAGCGTCATACGACGCCCGCGGCGGTTAGGCGTTAGTGGGCGGGAAACCATTTATCCATCAGACTCTGGTAGACGCCGTTGGTCTTGAGCGTCTCGATGGCGCCGTCGATATCATCGCGCAGTTGCGGCAGGTCTTTACGCACCGCGATCCCATACTCTTCGGACGTCAGTTGGTCCGCCAGAATCCGCACTCCGCCTTTGGTGCGCGCATATTGGAAGGCGGCCGGCTTACCGGTCACCGCGGCATCGACGCGGCCAATGCTGACCAGGTTGAACATCTGCTGGTTTTTCTCCACTTCCACCAGATGCACCTCCGGCATATTACTGTGCAGCCATGCCACCGATTTGGTGCCGACCTGAACGCTGACGCTTTTGCCTTTCAGATCGTCATGGGTTTTGATCGCGTCGTTGTCTTCCTTAACCACCACCACCAGCCCGCCGGTCAGATAGGGTTTGGTAAAGTTCACCACCTGCGCCCGTTCCGGCGTAATGTAAATGCCTGATACCGCGATATCGGCCCGCTGCGAGGTCAGGTTGGGAATCAATCCCTTGAAATCAACGTTTGTCCACTGCACCGGCCGATTCAACTGCTTGCCGATAGCCTCCACCAGTTCAATATCGAAACCGCTGAACTTGTTGTTTTCCATAAACTCCAGCGGTGGGAAAGTCGCATCCGTGACGGCCTTAATGGGTTCTCCCTGTTGCGCGAAGGTCAGACCGGAAACACAAGACAGTCCGATGGCGAACAGGGTGTTTAACAAAGCACGACGGGTAACAGACATACATTTTTTCCTCTGGTTAAACGACGTTTTGGATCCCCGATGGGCCACTCGTCAAAAATCTTTTAACTGCTGATGAATACGTTCGACGGCCGCCGCCGTCAGGCCAATCAGATCCGCCTGCTTGCCGGCCACCCGCAGCGAAGGCGCCATTAGGCTCAGCGCGCCGAGTAGCTTGCGGTTCGGCGTCAGTAACGGAAAACTGACGCCCCAGACACCGGCATCCACTTCACTGTCGCTGTCGGCATATCCCCGCTCGCGGATCGCCCGTAGCTGCTGCGCGACCGCGGCGCGCTGCTCGGGATGCGGAAACTCCAGCGGCAGGATGTAGCGCAGCTCGGCCTCCGGCAGATGCGCCAGCAGGCACTTCGCGGTTGCGCCGGCCCGCAGCGGCACGCTACGCCCCTTTTCGAAAGAACAGCGCAGCGACTGCGTCGCTTCAATCATGCTGACGCAGACCGCCTGCCGGTTCATCGCCACGGTGATGGCGACCGTCTCCTGCGAGGCGTCGGACAGCCAGCGCATCTCCTCCTGCGCGCACTGCGTCAGCAAAGCGGTTTCATCAAACCCCATCGCCAGTTGCAAACTCACCGGCCCCGGCGCGTACAGATTTCCGCTTTCCATAACGAACCCCCAGCGCCGGAGGATCGCCAACTGGCGGTACAGCGTACTTTGGGCCAACCCGGTCATCTTCATCAGTTCGGTGGCGCTGGCCGGCCGGCCAAACTGTGCGATGGTTTTAAGGATCATCAGCACCCGCTCCTGCGCGGTGATGACCTCTTCCGCCTGATTGGCGACGGCTTGAGAAACTTTCGGCATGGTGGATCCCCGGTATGCGCATCAATGAAATCAGGTGACAAGTATTACCCTGATATTGCTAAAGCAGAGGTCATGCCATAATTTGGGAAATAAATTCCCGCATAATGAGAAAAACAATAAATACAAATAATTAAAGTGGATAAAAATGCAAAAATAGCGTTAAAAAAAACGCTATTCGTCGTGATGATAAAAAATTCCCCGCGCGGCGATCGCCGAAAGCAGTCTTTTCTTGCACCATTCTGATGAGCATAAAGCACCAAAACAGTGCGCACGTTGCACATCCTGGCATGGGTTTGCGCCGCCCGGACGACGCCAGCGTCAGTCAGCGGGCCAAAAGCGTTACCGTCGCCAACACGCGGTGAGAGAGCACCGTGGGTCATCGAGGCCGGCGGGCTGAACGTGTTCGTCGAGAGGGAATAGAAGGTCAAAAAACACGTAGCGGACAAGCGCCGGGATGGCGCAAGCCGCCTCTGCCGGTGGAAGAGGAAACGGCTTTGCCGCGCCTCAAAATGATTTATTCAACACGGCCTGGGTATAGATAAAAAATCAGCAATAAAAAGCGAAATATGATCTTTGACAGTTCCGCCGATTTTCTAAAGCATACGCGTTATTTCCGCCATATATTATGGGGTATGATGTTTCACGCCGCGATAAATGGCCGCCATTTAATCCGCCGGGCGCATTCCCCCCGCAAACAGAGCCAGGTAACCAACCATGAGCAAACAGCCGGGAAATATAAGCAATCTCATTAACGATAATTTCTGGATCCCCTTTACCCCTAACGGCGACTTTCGCCGGGATCCGAAATTATTCACCCAGGCGAAAGGCGTTTACTTTCAGGACGCCGCCGGCAATCAGGTTCTGGATGGCGTATCCGGCCTGTTTACCTCCGCATTGGGACACGGCCGGTCTGAAATCGCCGAGGCGGTTTATCAGCAGTTGCTGACGCTGGACTACACTTCCAGCTTTTACCGCAGCCACCCGCTGGCGTTTGTCGCCGCCCGCGAACTGGCGAAAATTCTGCCGCCGCAGCTCGATCGCATCTTTTTCGTCAGCTCCGGTTCGGAAGCGATAGACAGCGCGCTGAAAATCGCCCTCGCTTATCAGCGCGCCCGGCAACAGGGGTCACGCACTCTATTTATCTCGCGTGAGCGCGCCTATCATGGCGTTAACTTCGCCGGCGTAGCCTTGAGCGGGTTGACCAATAATCGCAGGCAGTTCGCCGGCGGCTGGCCGCAGGTTGTGCATCTGCGCCACACCTGGCTGACGGAAAACCGGTATAGCCGGGGGCAGCCCGAACTCGGCGATTTCCTGGCCGACGACCTGCAACGCCTGATTGAATTGCACGGCGCCGAAAATGTGGCGGCCTGCGTTATCGAGCCTATCGCCGGCTCAACCGGCGTATTGGTGCCGCCCAAAGGTTATCTGGAACGCATCCGCCAACTGTGCGACCGCTATGACATTTTATTGATCATGGATGAAGTGATCTGCGGATTCGGACGCACCGGCGAAGCATTCGCCAGCCAGACGTTCAATATTCGTCCGGACATCATTACCCTGGCTAAGGCGCTGACCAACGGCACCCAACCGATGGCGGCCGTCGCCGTCGATCGCCGTATTTACCAGCGGATTATTGACGCGGCGGACGAACAGAGCATCGAATTCTTTCACGGCTACACCTGGAGCGCCCACCCGGCCGCCTGCGCGGCGGCGCTGGCCACGCTGAAGCTCTATCAGGAGCTGGATGCGTTCGCGCAAGGCGCGACGCTCAGCCCCTATTTTCTGGATAAGCTGTTTGAATTACAGGATCTGCCGGTGATTACCGATATCCGCGGCTTCGGGCTGCTGGGCGGTATCGATTTGCGCCCCGCGGAGAAACCCGGCCTGCGCGGTTATCGGGTACAGAAGAGGCTGTTTGAGCACGGACTGCATCTTAAATCAACCGGGGACGCGCTGATTATCGCCCCGATCCTGCTTTCGACCCGCGCGCATATCGATGAGCTGTTTGCCACGCTGCGGCGGATATTGAGCGAGGAGCGCTAAATGCGCGCCGTTAATCCCCAGGCAAAGCGTGCCGCTACGCGCTCTGGCCGTGCCACGGCGTCAACCTGCGTTGCAGATAGCGCAGGCCCAATTCCATCATACAGGCGATAACGGCGATAACCAGGATCCCCAGAATAACCACATCGGTGACCAAAAACTGCGAGGCGGCCTGCACCATAAACCCCAGCCCTTGCGTGGCGGCCACCAGTTCCGCCGCCACCAGCGTGGACCAGCCGACGCCCAGCCCGATGCGAATGCCGGTCAAGATATCCGGCAGCGCGCCGGGCAAAATCACATAGCGAATCAGCTGCCACCGCGTCGCGCCCAGCGTCTGGGCGGCGCTGACTCTGGCCGGATCCGCTCCGCGCACGCCGCCGGCGGTGGCGATCACCACCGGCGCCAGAATCGCCAGATAGATCAACAGCACTTTGGAAAATTCGCCGATGCCGAACCAAATCACAATCAACGGCAGATAAGCCAACGGCGGTATAGGACGATAGAACTCGATGATCGGATCAAATACCCCGCGGGCAACCCGGCTGCGGCCGATGGCGATGCCCAACGGGATCGCCGTCAACAGCGCCGCCAGCAACGCTAATCCGATACGTTGCAGGCTGGCGTAGAGATGGCGCCACAACGTGGCGTCCATATAGCCGACCGTCGCCAATTGCCACAACCGCCGGATCACCGCGGCGGGAGAAGGCAGAAACAGCGGCTCAATCAGATTCAAGGCGGTGACCAGCCACCACGTCAGAAACAGCGCGGTCACGCTGATGGCGCTGATGACAACCAGCGGCAGCGGTTTTTTATGGCGCACGCCCGGCCCACCGTCCTTCAGGCCGCCGCCGGCGGCGTTATCAACGGCGCTCATGGCACATACCTCTCTTCGCGATGGGAAAACCGTTCACGATCGGCGAACACGCGGGAGAGGACATACTCCCGCGACGCAATAAATAACGGATCGGATTTTATCGCCCTGGCGCTTTCGCCGTCGGCATAGCGTGAGCCGAATTCCAGTTTCAGCCGTTCCACGATACGTCCCGGATGAGGCGACATGACGATCAGATCGGTAGCGAGGAAAATCGCCTCTTCAATATCGTGAGTAATCAGAAAAACCGGCTTGGCCGCTTTTTTCCATACGGTGAGCAATAACTCCTGCATCTGTTCGCGCGCGAAGGCGTCCAATGCGCCAAAAGGCTCATCCAGCAACAAAATGCGCGGGTCGGCCGCCAGCGCCCGGGCGATCCCCACCCGCTGGCGCTGCCCGCCGGAAAGCCGCCACACCGCCCGGCGGTCAAAGCCGCCCAGCCCGACCAACGCCAGCAGCTTGCGTGCTTTCTGCTCGCGCTCCGGCTTAGGCACGCCGGCAAGTTGCAGCCCAAAAGCCACGTTGCTCAACACATCCTGCCAGGGCAGCAGGACATCATGCTGGAAAACCACCCCGCGCTCCGGCCCCGGCCCGGTGATGGCGACGCCGTCAAGGGAGATGCACCCGGCGGCCGGGTGGATAAATCCGGCGATCAAATTGAGCAGCGTGGTTTTGCCACTGCCCGATGGCCCCAGCGCCACCATCAGTTGTCGGGTAGAGAGCGTCAATGAAATGTCTTCCAGCACCGGTCGTTCGGTATCGGCATACTGCGCGCTAACCTGTTCAAGTTTCAGTAATGTCATCAGGGCATCCGCCGGATAATTCGCCCGCGTTGCGCCTGGGCGCGCGCGGAAAGGGATTAAACATCACTCAGGCACATACCTGGCGGTCACATAGGGCGAGTAGTCAGGCAAGACGGCATCGATGCGCCCCTGCGCCTTGAGAAACGCCGCCGTATCGCTGATGGCCTGCACCGTCGGCGCCCCCAGCGACTCCCGCTGCTCTTGCGCCAGCGGATAGGTATTGCCCTGCAACAAACCGGGGATATCTTCCGCCCTGGCGCCGGTAATTTTCACCAGTTTGTCGATGTTGCTTCTCTCCGCCAGCCAGGACTGCGGATCCTGACGGTAACGGGTGTAGGCGTCCTGCGTGACTTTGGCGAACGCCTTCACCGCCTGCGGGTGTTTTTCGGCGAAGTCTTTGCGCACCAGCCAGACGTCAAAGGTCGGCGCGCCGAGGGCGGCCAGTTCTCCGGAAGTGATCAGCACTTTACCGCTCGCTTTCGCCACCCCGAGCGCCGGATCCCAGGTATAGGCGGCGTCAATATCGCCCCGCTGCCAGGCGGCGCTGATTGCCGGCGGGTTGAGATTGA
This window of the Brenneria goodwinii genome carries:
- a CDS encoding aminotransferase class III-fold pyridoxal phosphate-dependent enzyme, whose amino-acid sequence is MSKQPGNISNLINDNFWIPFTPNGDFRRDPKLFTQAKGVYFQDAAGNQVLDGVSGLFTSALGHGRSEIAEAVYQQLLTLDYTSSFYRSHPLAFVAARELAKILPPQLDRIFFVSSGSEAIDSALKIALAYQRARQQGSRTLFISRERAYHGVNFAGVALSGLTNNRRQFAGGWPQVVHLRHTWLTENRYSRGQPELGDFLADDLQRLIELHGAENVAACVIEPIAGSTGVLVPPKGYLERIRQLCDRYDILLIMDEVICGFGRTGEAFASQTFNIRPDIITLAKALTNGTQPMAAVAVDRRIYQRIIDAADEQSIEFFHGYTWSAHPAACAAALATLKLYQELDAFAQGATLSPYFLDKLFELQDLPVITDIRGFGLLGGIDLRPAEKPGLRGYRVQKRLFEHGLHLKSTGDALIIAPILLSTRAHIDELFATLRRILSEER
- the tauC gene encoding taurine ABC transporter permease TauC, which codes for MSAVDNAAGGGLKDGGPGVRHKKPLPLVVISAISVTALFLTWWLVTALNLIEPLFLPSPAAVIRRLWQLATVGYMDATLWRHLYASLQRIGLALLAALLTAIPLGIAIGRSRVARGVFDPIIEFYRPIPPLAYLPLIVIWFGIGEFSKVLLIYLAILAPVVIATAGGVRGADPARVSAAQTLGATRWQLIRYVILPGALPDILTGIRIGLGVGWSTLVAAELVAATQGLGFMVQAASQFLVTDVVILGILVIAVIACMMELGLRYLQRRLTPWHGQSA
- a CDS encoding IclR family transcriptional regulator; this encodes MPKVSQAVANQAEEVITAQERVLMILKTIAQFGRPASATELMKMTGLAQSTLYRQLAILRRWGFVMESGNLYAPGPVSLQLAMGFDETALLTQCAQEEMRWLSDASQETVAITVAMNRQAVCVSMIEATQSLRCSFEKGRSVPLRAGATAKCLLAHLPEAELRYILPLEFPHPEQRAAVAQQLRAIRERGYADSDSEVDAGVWGVSFPLLTPNRKLLGALSLMAPSLRVAGKQADLIGLTAAAVERIHQQLKDF
- the tauA gene encoding taurine ABC transporter substrate-binding protein, yielding MQSIFTRLLLAAGVFIGMSVAVAAADLTVAYQTIPDPSQVAQADGAYEKATGLKIDWRKFDAGAEVIAAVASGGVQIAYLGSSPYAAAVSQKVPVETLLIASKLGASEALVARNGAGIATPEDLVGKKVATPFVSTSHYSLLAALKHWNIDAKTVRILNLNPPAISAAWQRGDIDAAYTWDPALGVAKASGKVLITSGELAALGAPTFDVWLVRKDFAEKHPQAVKAFAKVTQDAYTRYRQDPQSWLAERSNIDKLVKITGARAEDIPGLLQGNTYPLAQEQRESLGAPTVQAISDTAAFLKAQGRIDAVLPDYSPYVTARYVPE
- the tauB gene encoding taurine ABC transporter ATP-binding subunit — its product is MTLLKLEQVSAQYADTERPVLEDISLTLSTRQLMVALGPSGSGKTTLLNLIAGFIHPAAGCISLDGVAITGPGPERGVVFQHDVLLPWQDVLSNVAFGLQLAGVPKPEREQKARKLLALVGLGGFDRRAVWRLSGGQRQRVGIARALAADPRILLLDEPFGALDAFAREQMQELLLTVWKKAAKPVFLITHDIEEAIFLATDLIVMSPHPGRIVERLKLEFGSRYADGESARAIKSDPLFIASREYVLSRVFADRERFSHREERYVP
- a CDS encoding transporter substrate-binding domain-containing protein; translated protein: MSVTRRALLNTLFAIGLSCVSGLTFAQQGEPIKAVTDATFPPLEFMENNKFSGFDIELVEAIGKQLNRPVQWTNVDFKGLIPNLTSQRADIAVSGIYITPERAQVVNFTKPYLTGGLVVVVKEDNDAIKTHDDLKGKSVSVQVGTKSVAWLHSNMPEVHLVEVEKNQQMFNLVSIGRVDAAVTGKPAAFQYARTKGGVRILADQLTSEEYGIAVRKDLPQLRDDIDGAIETLKTNGVYQSLMDKWFPAH